One region of Gorilla gorilla gorilla isolate KB3781 chromosome 13, NHGRI_mGorGor1-v2.1_pri, whole genome shotgun sequence genomic DNA includes:
- the LOC101145975 gene encoding procathepsin L, with amino-acid sequence MNPTLILAAFCLGIASATLTFDHSLEAQWTKWKAMHNRLYGMNEEGWRRAVWEKNMKMIELHNQEYREGKHSFTMAMNAFGDMTSEEFRQVMNGFQNRKPRKGKVFQEPLFYEAPRSVDWREKGYVTPVKNQGQCGSCWAFSATGALEGQMFRKTGRLISLSEQNLVDCSGPQGNEGCNGGLMDYAFQYVQDNGGLDSEESYPYEATEESCKYNPKYSVANDTGFVDIPKQEKALMKAVATVGPISVAIDAGHESFLFYKEGIYFEPDCSSEDMDHGVLVVGYGFESTESDNNKYWLVKNSWGEEWGMGGYVKMAKDRRNHCGIASAASYPTV; translated from the exons ATGAATCCTACACTCATCCTTGCTGCCTTTTGCCTGGGAATTGCCTCAGCTACTCTAACATTTGATCACAGTTTAGAGGCACAGTGGACCAAGTGGAAGGCGATGCACAACAGATTATACGGCATG AATGAAGAAGGATGGAGGAGAGCAGTGTGGGAGAAGAACATGAAGATGATTGAACTGCACAATCAGGAATACAGGGAAGGGAAACACAGCTTCACAATGGCCATGAACGCCTTTGGAGACATG ACCAGTGAAGAATTCAGGCAGGTGATGAATGGCTTTCAAAACCGTAAGCCCAGGAAGGGGAAAGTGTTCCAGGAACCTCTGTTTTATGAGGCCCCCAGATCTGTGGATTGGAGAGAGAAAGGCTACGTGACTCCTGTGAAGAATCAG GGTCAGTGTGGTTCTTGTTGGGCTTTTAGCGCTACTGGTGCTCTTGAAGGACAGATGTTCCGGAAAACTGGGAGGCTTATCTCACTGAGTGAGCAGAATCTGGTAGACTGCTCTGGGCCTCAAGGCAATGAGGGCTGCAATGGTGGCCTAATGGATTATGCCTTCCAGTATGTTCAGGATAATGGAGGCctggactctgaggaatcctatCCATATGAGGCAACA GAAGAATCCTGTAAGTACAATCCCAAGTATTCTGTTGCTAATGACACCGGCTTTGTGGACATCCCTAAGCAGGAGAAGGCCCTGATGAAGGCAGTTGCAACTGTGGGGCCCATTTCTGTTGCTATTGATGCAGGTCATGAGTCCTTCCTGTTCTATAAAGAAg GCATTTATTTTGAGCCAGACTGTAGCAGTGAAGACATGGATCATGGTGTGCTGGTGGTTGGCTACGGATTTGAAAGCACAGAATCAGATAACAATAAATATTGGCTGGTGAAGAACAG CTGGGGTGAAGAATGGGGCATGGGTGGCTACGTAAAGATGGCCAAAGACCGGAGAAACCATTGTGGAATTGCCTCAGCAGCCAGCTACCCCACTGTGTGA